A stretch of Polypterus senegalus isolate Bchr_013 chromosome 3, ASM1683550v1, whole genome shotgun sequence DNA encodes these proteins:
- the LOC120526516 gene encoding trace amine-associated receptor 1-like: MNQTAGLNNSQFCFRSIKNSCLRQTYSVNIHIVIYLALCAVILFTVSGNSLVIIAIAHFKQLHTPTNFLTLSLAVADLLLGGLVMPPSVIRTVEKCWYFGDLFCIFHSSIDLLLCVTSILHLFFISIDRYYAICHPFKYKSKFTLTFMKKMIFICWTLAAVYGFAMIFSEFNIKPKESILGGNNYCVGYCNGIQNEVSSAISAIISFYIPGSIMIGIYVKIYMVASKQAKSLRQTSEHRNNDSRKRETKAAKTLAIIVGVFLSCWSPSFFCIIINPAINFSIPSLLLEFVFWFSYTNSAFNPFIYAFFYKWFRKALKLIILGKIYKGNSCSVQLYSE; the protein is encoded by the coding sequence ATGAATCAAACTGCAGGTTTAAATAACAGCCAGTTTTGTTTCAGATCAATAAAAAACTCCTGTCTCAGACAAACCTACTCGGTAAACATacatattgttatatatttaGCATTATGCGCAGTAATTCTCTTCACTGTGTCTGGGAACAGTTTGGTCATCATTGCTATCGCTCATTTCAAGCAGCTTCATACACCAACAAACTTTCTGACGCTTTCTTTAGCAGTTGCTGACTTACTTCTTGGTGGACTGGTAATGCCTCCCAGTGTGATCAGAACTGTTGAAAAATGTTGGTATTTTGGGGATCTCTTCTGTATATTTCATAGTAGTATAGACCTCTTACTTTGTGTAACTTCTATTTTGCATCTTTTCTTCATTTCAATTGATCGCTATTATGCAATTTGCCATCCTTTCAAATATAAATCTAAATTTACACTCACctttatgaaaaaaatgatttttatttgctGGACTCTAGCAGCTGTTTATGGATTTGCAATGATTTTTTCTGAATTCAATATAAAGCCTAAAGAGAGTATACTTGGTGGAAATAATTATTGTGTAGGATATTGCAATGGTATTCAAAATGAAGTTTCAAGTGCAATTTCTGcaataatttctttttatattcctGGATCTATTATGATTGGAATCTACGTAAAGATTTACATGGTAGCATCAAAGCAGGCCAAATCTTTACGACAAACAAGTGAACACAGAAACAACGACTCAAGGAAGAGAgaaacaaaggctgcaaaaacaCTGGCAATCATTGTTGGAGTTTTTCTTTCTTGCTGGTCACCTTCTTTTTTCTGCATTATTATTAACCCTGCTATTAATTTTTCAATCCCTTCCTTACTCTTGGaatttgttttctggttttcctACACAAATTCAGCCTTTAATCCtttcatttatgcatttttttataaatggttTAGAAAAGCACTGAAATTAATTATATTAGGTAAAATATATAAAGGCAATTCTTGCTCAGTGCAACTTTATTCAGAGTAA